CTGATATGTGCACCAAAGCCAACAACCTTAGATGTTATTTCTTTTTTAAAGCCTGTCACTATTGCAACAGCAACAAGCATCACCATTACACTTAGTGCAATGCTGGTTACCGCTATAGCCAGAACAGTACCTGACATTCGCTGGTTGTTAACACTGCTTGTGAAAAAACGCCTTGCTATGAAGTATGAGTATCTCAACTAATTTATTATTCTTGCTGATAATTCGGATTCAAATTTATGCTTTTGAAGCGTTGGATAGTCTTACTATCAATTATTATCAGCTATCAAAGCACTGCTCAAATGGTTGACAGTGTAATTACCGGTGCGGAGCAAACCAAAAGTTACCTGCCGCTCATCAGTGATAAGAATGTTGCTGTAGTTGCAAATCAGACAAGTATTGTTGGTCAAACACATTTGGTGGATATGCTACTTTCCAAGCATATTAAAATCAAGAAAATATTCACTCCTGAACATGGCTTTCGCGGCATTGCAGAAGCAGGAGAAAACATTGAATCGGGAAAAGATAAAAGAACTGGCTTACCCATTATTTCACTTTATGGTAATCATAAAAAACCCACTATTGATGATTTAAATGATATTGACATTGTCCTATTCGACTTGCAGGATGTAGGCACACGTTTTTATACATACAGTTCAACATTACAATATGTGATGGAAGCATGTGCAGAAAACAAAAAGAAACTGATTGTTTTAGACAGACCCAATCCTAACGGTTATTATGTTGATGGCCCGGTGCTTGAACCTGCATACAAATCTTTTGTCGGTCTAAACCCAATACCTGTAGTTCATGGTCTTACAATGGGTGAATATGCGCAAATGCTGAATGGCGAAGGATGGCTTGCCAGTAAAGAGCAGTGTGATGTTACAGTTATCAGCATGAAAGGCTATACGCATGAAACAAGATATAAACTGCCTGTTAATCCTTCGCCTAATTTACCAAACATGACAGCTGTTTATCTGTATCCTTCATTGTGCTTTTTTGAAGGAACCATTGTGAGCATTGGTCGCGGAACTGCATATCCGTTTCAGGTTGTTGGTTACCCCGGTTTCACGGAAGGCCCATTTGAATTTACACCTAAAAAAAATCCGGAAATGAAACTACCCCCACTCTATGAAAATCAAAAGTGCAATGGTTTTGACCTGCGTGATTTTGGAAATTTTTATATTCCATCACTGAAAAAACTCTACTTGTTTTGGATTAAAAATATTTACGACAACTATCAACAGAAAGATAAATTTTTTAACGATTACTTCGACAAACTTGCCGGCACTGACAAATTACGTAAGCAGATTGTGGCAGGCTTCACCGAAGATCAAATAAGACGAACCTGGGAAGAAAGTTTGAAGGCATATAAAGTTATTCGCAAAAAATATTTACTCTATCCCGATTTTGAATAATAAAGCTGCATTTGTATTTTATAATTGTCAAGCCGCTTTGATGGTTTTGTTTTTAACACGCTTTTATTTCTTTTGTATTTTTGCACTTTATCAATCGGATTTTTGAAAATATATAACCATATAGACCAATTTGAAAAGGTCAGCAATGCCGTAATAACCCTTGGCACATTTGATGGTGTGCATCTCGGACATAAAGTGATTATTGAAAGGCTGAAAAAAATTGCCGGTGAGGTAAACGGGCAGGTTGTAGTACTCACCTTTTTTCCGCATCCACGAATGGTTTTATTTCCTGACGACCATGGAATTCAGCTGCTGAATACAATAGCAGAGCGAACCATGTTGATGGAAAAAGCAGGTATTAATCATCTCATCATCCATCCGTTTTCGAAAGAATTTTCAAGAATGAGCTCCACCGAATTTGTACGTGATATATTAGTCAACAAACTGGGTGTAAAAAAATTAATCATCGGCTACGACCATCATTTTGGACGTAACAGAGAAGGTTCTTATACCGATTTGGAAGAACTGGCACCGGTTTACAATTTTTCTGTTGAAAGAATACATGAACAACTGGTAAATGATGTTGCAGTAAGTTCAACAAAAATCAGAAACTCTTTACTTGCAGGCGATGTGGCAACTGCCCGTGAGTTTTTAGGATATGATTATGAGTTGACCGGAGCTGTAGTTCATGGCAAAAAATTAGGTCACAGCCTTGGGTTTCCAACGGCCAACCTCCACATACGTGAAGATTACAAGTTAATCCCTTCAAATGGAGTTTATGCAGCCCGAACCTTGGTTCGTGGTCAATGGATTGATGGGGTGATGAGTATTGGAAACAGGCCTACCTTCGACAATGGATTACGCTCCATAGAGGTTAATTTATTCGATTTTAATTCTGATATTTACGGAGAGAAGATTACCATTTGTATGTCAGAATTTATACGTAATGAGCAAAAATTTGAAAACAGTACAGCACTGATTGAGGCCATGAAGGCAGATAAATTAGCTGCGATTAAACTTTTATCCTGAAATTTACGTTAAACGGGTCATGAAACGCAATTTCGTCATACTACTGATTTTGCTGATAACAGCTACTGCTCATGGACAAGAGTTGTGGGACGATGCTGAAATCGATTCAATGCCAGTATTTCGTTCATTGAATGCTGCAATGCAAAATCCGGATTCGGTATTCAGACTTGACCTGTCAAAACAAAAGTTAAAAGAGATACCTTCACAAGTATTTGAACTTACACAACTACGGGAGCTAAATGTCAGCAGAAATCATTTAACTGAATTGCCCGAACAAATTTACAAGCTGAACAACCTGCAACGTTTGTATGCAAACAACAACAAACTCACTGCTTTACCACAGCGCATAGGTACACTTAAAAATCTTCAGACTTTGACACTCGACCGCAATCGTATTGAGGCTCTGCCTCCTGAAATAGGTATGCTTCATAATCTTGAGGTTTTAAACCTCTGGGATAATGAACTGTCTGATATTCCTGATGAAATCAGAAGCCTTTCAAGTGTATTGAAAAAATTAGAGCTTCGTGGAATACTTTTTAACGAAGAGCAACAAAAAAGAGTCCACGACTTATTGCCTTATACAACTATCTATTTTTCGCCTGCCTGCAATTGTAAACAATAAGCAAGTCAGTATGATTTTATATTTTTGCCTGTATGTTACAAACAGCAGATATAAAGCTTCGTGCCTGCGAGCCTAACGACCTGCCACTGATGTATCAGTGGGAAAACAACTCGGACTACTGGCTGCTGAGTGACACCACAAAACCATTTTCAAATTACACCATTTCTGAATTTCTCAAACAAGATCAGAATGACATTTTTACAACACGCCAGCAACGTTTTGTAATTGAATTGCTCAACCCTATTAAACAAATTGGTTTTATAGACCTGTATCAGTTTGAGCCTGTCCACAGGAGAGCAGGTGTAGGCATTCTAATCGGTGATCTAAGCGAACAAAAAAAGGGCTATGCCGCACAAAGTATTGAATGTTTAAAAAACTATGCAAATACTGTATTAAACATGCATCAGCTTTACTGTTACATTCAGGTCTCGAACAAAAGTTCATTATCACTCTTTCAGAAAGCAGGATTTAAAGAATGTGGGTCATTGAAAGATTGGCTCATTAACAAGAATGAGTCGCAAGATGTATTAATGCTCCAGTATATATTCTGAATATTTTTTTTAACAGTTGTTCGTCACAACCTGTTATATTGAACTTTTTTGTTCAGCTTTGCTACGCTACTAAACATAACAAAATGCAAACACTAACAGAAACTATTAATAAGGTAAAAGAGTTTCATGCAACTTTTGGACTTCAATATTTTGAAAATCCACAAGCTGTAATAGATAAAAATATTATCGAGCTCCGGCATAAGTTAATGCAGGAAGAAAATGACGAGTATTTGGAAGCAGCTTTGGAAAACAATCTGGTACAAATTGCCGATGCTTTGGGCGACAAACTTTATATCTTATGCGGAACCATCATTGCTCATGGGCTACAGCATAAAATCATTGAGGTATTTAATGAAATACATCGTAGCAACATGAGCAAACTCGACAGTAATGGCAAGCCCATCTATCGTGAGGACGGAAAAATTTTAAAAGGTGAGAATTATTTTCTCCCTGATATTAAATCGGTTTTAGCGAAGTGATAGAAAAACTGAGTATCATCATTCCCGTTTTTAACGAAGCCCAAACCATTGAACAGGTTCTTGAAAAAGTTAAATCGGTAAAACTCATTCATAACATCTCCAAACAGGTTATCATCATTGACGATCATTCAAAAGACAACAGTTTAGAGGTTATCAGAAAATTTGCCAGCAAAAACAGCGACCTGATTTCTGAAGTGATTTCTTTAAAAGAAAATAAAGGAAAGGGGTTTGCAGTACGAACAGGCATATCGTTTGCAACAGGTAATTACATCATCATTCAGGATGCTGATGTTGAGTTAAATCCGGAAGACTACAATGTGTTAATTCAGGCTTCTGTTAAAACAAATGCTCAAGTTGTTTATGGCTCGCGTTTTTTAAAAAGACAAAAATTTCCTATTCCGATTAAAACAGTTATAGCCAACAAGATACTGTCGGCCGTTACCAGCGTACTTGTGGGCAAAAAAATTACAGACATGGAAACCTGTTACAAACTAATTGACCGCTCGTTGCTGCAAGACCTCCAACTAAAAGAAAACCGCTTTGGCTTTGAGCCGGAAATAACCTTAAAACTACTGCGTAAACGCCATATACGCTATGTCGAAGTTCCGGTCTCCTATAAAGCACGCAGCAAACACATGGGTAAAAAAATTGGACTGACAGATGGTCTAAGAGCCTTGTACTGTTTAATTCGTTATCGGCTATCATGAAAAGGAGCATTATCTTCATTGCACTTATGGCATGTCTGACATCTGTCACTTACCTCTGGCAACAACGAACTTTTGGCAATGAAAAATATGAAAGAATTGTTGATAGTGATGGCAAAGGCTATGTAGCTTATTTACCTGCCATAATTATTTATCATGACTTAAGCTTTGAATATTATTTCAAATCGCAGAATCAGAAAATAGCACGTTATTTCAATCAAAGATTTCTTACAAAACAAAATGACAAAACTGTTTTAAAAACTTATGCAGGAGTTGCTGTATTAATGGCACCTTTTTACTTAATTGGGTGCTTGGCACAAATAGTAATTCATGGTGCTACTAACGGCTATGAGTCTTTAGTCCAGTTTTTCATTTCCATTGCAGCTATTTTTTATGCTTTGTCAGGATTGTTTCTTATCTATAAAACACTGCGCTTATTAAATTTTAATAGATTGACTTGCTTGCTAACTGCAACAATGGTTTTTGCAGCTTCAAATCTTTGTTACTACGCCCTCTTCCATCCTACAATGTCGCATGCATATTCATTCTTTTTTATCACAGTCTTCATTTACCTTTCTGTTTGCCTTTCGCAGCAAACACAAAACCGCTTTCTTCTCGGTTTAGCATTGACTTTAGCATTAATTACATTAGTACGACCATTGAACTTTATTGTCATCCTGTTTCCTTTGCTTTATTTTGGTAAACAAAAATTACTTGATATAATTAAATCTAAAACAGTAATATTATTACTGTCAGGATTATTATTCTTAATGATCATTAGCATTCAGCCCATTTTAAATTTTATACAATGTGGCATGTTTTTCCCCTGGAGCTATGGTGATGAAGGGTTTTACTTCACAAATCCAGCTCTTTTTAAAACACTTTTCAGTTTCAGAAACGGACTATTTATCTACTCGCCTTTATTACTCCTGCTTATACCAGGTTTGTGGTTACTTTCCCGCCACTCATTAAGGCTATCAATGGCATCCGCCACCTTAATTGTTTTAGTTTGGTATTTACTATCATCTTGGTGGAACTGGTCGTCTGAACCGGCATTTGGCAACAGAAGTTTTATTGACTGGTATGGATTGATGGCCTTGCCAATTGCTGCATCAATAAATTTAATATGGCAAAAAAACAAAATCCTTTTATCATTATTTTGCTTAGGCGTTGCAGGGTTAAACACATTACAAACCTGGCAATACCTCAATGACATCATCCATCCTGACGGAATGAATTTCAAAAAATATAGTTATGTTTTTTTGAAGACTTCTTCGGATTATTTTGCCTCTGTAGGCAATGGAAATGAGGAAGCCTATCTTCCACAACAGGATACACCATTTTATACTACACAGCTAAACCTTGAAATTACTGAAAGCCCAACGTCCAAACTGTCTTCACTAACTTTTAGATTTGATAAACAAACAAACAGGAATGCCTGGCTTACAATACCATCAGCAACAAACTTACAGCAACCCATGAAAGCCATTGTTTCTCTCCAACGGAAAGAACATGAATTTAAGGCTTGTACACAAGCAACAGTTTGTTTCGACTATGCTGATAAAAATGGAAATGTTTATTATAATGAAAACCTCCGAATCAATGATATTCCCAGAGAAAAAATTAATGAATGGATGCTGTTTAATTATGAATTTGTTATGCCTGCAATTCGAAATGCTGAAGACCGTGTTACTTTTTACATTAACAATCCCAAAGGGTCTGATTTTGAAATAAAAAATATAGCGCTGAAACTTTATAATTTCAAATCATCACGCTAATGCTCGGGAACTTTTCGCACTAATTATCCTACTTTTGCAACGAATGCAAAGAAAGTTTATCACTAATCTGGCCTTACTTCTGCTGTTGAATCTACTCATCAAGCCATTCTGGATTTTTGGCATTGATCGCACTGTACAGAATATGATTGGCGCAGAAGGCTACGGGAAATATTATGCATTATTAAACTTTTCTTTTCTGTTAAACATCATTCTTGATGCAGGAATAACAAACTACAACAACAGAAACATCTCACAGCATCAGCATTTAGTATCCAAACATTTCTCCGGAATAATTATGCTTCGGTTTTTATTAGCCGGTGCATACGTATTAATAAGTCTGATTTTAGGAATGGCGATTGGTTATTCAAAAGAAGATATTCATTTATTAATAATACTTTTAGCCAATCAATTTTTCATTTCATTTATATTATACCTACGCTCAAACCTTTCAGGATTACATCTTTTTAAACAGGACAGCATTGTTTCTGTAACCGATCGTTTTTTAATGATACTTATTTGTGGCTATCTGATTTGTTATAACAATGGCACCTATTTAAATATTGAAAATTTTGTACATGCACAATCGGCATCTTATCTGATTACAGCCGTAGTTGCTATTGTTTTTTTACAAGGCAGAATCAGCTTTCAGAAATTAAACTGGCAACCTGCATTTTATATTGCTATACTTAAAAAATCGCTTCCTTTTGCTTTACTCATCTTGCTGATGACATTCTATAGCAGAATAGATTCTATAATGCTGGAAAGACTGTTGCCGGATGGGGCTTTTTATGCAGGTGTTTATGCACAGGCATACAGAATTTTAGATGCTGTAAACATGTTTGGATTTTTATTTGCCTCACTACTTTTACCTATGTTTTCGCACATGATAAAAAAACATCTAGATATTCAGCCGCTAACAAACCTTGCTTTTAAACTTTTAATGATTCCTGCATTGACTTTGGCTGCAATAGGACTGTATTTCAGTAATGACATTATGAACCTGCTTTATCATGAGCATGGTGCATTGTCGGCCCCTGTCTTCACAATGTTGATGTTTAGCTTTGTTTGTATTTCAACATCATACATTTTTGGAACGTTGCTTACTGCCAATGGAAGCTTACAAAACCTTAACCTTACTGCATTAGGTGGTATGATTTTGAATATTTCACTTAACTTGTTTTTAATTCCACAATACAAAGCTTCCGGTGCAGCATTTGCCGGCCTAATCACACAAGTAATTATGGCACTGGCACAAATAATTTTGGCTGTAAAAATCCTTAATTGGAAACCAGACTGGAAACTCATGGGCAAGTTGTTGCTGTTTTTTACGCTTATTGCCTTAATAGCAAATATTGCAGTCCGCTATTATCCGGATATTAAGACAATACTATCCATAATTCTACTGGCACCAATACTTGCATTTTCTTTAGGATTACTTCGTATTTCAGAGCTAAAATCAATTATGAAAGAGCAACAATAGCGAAACGCTAATTTGTTTACATTTGCGGCTCTTTAATAAATTCCTTCATAATGAATAATACCCCTGTTTTCGAAGAAAACTATGCCTCATTAAGTCTGATTCAATTGATTAAAAAATGGAAAAGGCAATTGATGATTGTAGCAATAATATCTATTGTACTGTCATTTATTTTCACGCTGCCGTTTTTTATTCCTCCCATGTATAAATCAACTGCAATTTTATATCCGGTTAACCTGAGTCCTTACTCAACAGAGAGTTCAACGGAGCAGTTATTGCAATTGTTAGAGTCGGATGAAATAAAAATGGAGTTGATAAAAGATTTCCAACTTTATTCACATTATGAAATTGACTCGACAAAAAAAACTGCATTAACAACGGTTTTCAAACAGCTTGCCGGGAATTTAAGTATCAACAAAACAGACTTTGAGTCTGTGAAAATTGAAGTGATGGATACTGACCCACTTCAAGCCAAACAAATGGCTGATTCCATAATTGAAAAAGGAAACCGACTTGCAAGAAAACTGTACAGAGAAAAAACCATGGAGGCTTATGTTGTGGCAAAGTCTCAATTTGATTTGAAAAAAGCCGAGCTGGACTCTTCAGACAAATTACTGACGGAGCTACGACTAAAATCAGGCATCATAGAATTTTCACAGCAAACACGTGAAATTTCAAGAGCTTATTATACTTCCATTCTAAATAAAAGCAATAATTTAAGATTGGAAGATATGTTTCTGAAACTTCAACAATATGGATCTGATTATGTTACCCTAAATGAAAAAAACAACTATACCCGAAGTGTTTATAACAATTATAAGCAGTATGTTGAAAATGCAGAAAAAGACCTTACAAAAGAGATATCTTATTCTAACGTGGTAACAACACCAATGATTCCGGATAAAAAAGCCTATCCCGTTCGTAGTTTAATCATGTTGATGTTTACTGCCTCTGTTGTCTTCTTGTCTTTTGTAGTTATCATTATCTACGAAAATTCACAGGAAAAGAAACCACAAAATACTTAATTGAATGCAAGCCATTCAGCAAAATTCGCTTCGATGGTTCTATGGCCTTACAGCGGTTTATATGCTTATGGCTGTGGCAAGCCTCGTTACGGAGTTCTATTGGCTTCTTCTTCTACCTGCAGGAATTCTTATCGGTTATTCTGCACTTTATCATCTCGATAAATTATTTCTTTTTACTGCGTTCTGTACACCCTTAGCAATTAATTTATCAAAAACAGATTTAGGTATTGGTGTCAGTTTGCCAACAGAGCCAATATTATTTGGTATGATGATAATATATCTTCTGTCTAAATTTATTGATGGCCGTTATGAAAAGTCCTTTATAAAACATCCGATAACAATTCTCATACTCATTCATCTTGCATGGATGCTGGTTACCAGCTTCACCAGCAGCATGTTTCTTGTATCAATAAAACATTTTGTTGCACGATTGTGGTTTGTTGTAATTGGTTTTATGCTTGCCACCTCCATTTTTAAAGACGAAAAAAAAATTCGTCAGTTTATATGGTTCTATGCCGTTGGAATGGCAATAACTATAATCTACACCATCACTCGTCATAGCTTAAATGGTTTTACTCAGCAATCTGCACACTGGGTGATGACACCATTTTACAATGACCACACAGAATATGCTGCTGTGCTTGCATTATTGTTACCTCCAATTTTTGGATTGATGCTGTTAAAGCATAAATCTTTTATGTACCGCTTCTTTGCATTGATGATTTCCGGTTTAGTTATTGTTGCAATAGTATTATCCTACACACGTGCTACCTGGCTCAGCCTGGCTGTGGCACTTGTCTCTATGCTTGCTTATGTATTCAGATTAAAAACATGGGCTGTTGTAGCAATTATAGTTTCAATGGTTGTAGGATTTCAGATTTTTCAGTCAACTGTTTTATACAAATTCGGAAAGACAAAAGAGTATTCACAGAATGACTATCGTGGCCACTTAAAATCCATGACGAATATAAAAACCGATGCCTCTAATGTGGAACGTCTAAACCGTTGGAGTTGCGCATGGCGAATGTTCTTAGACAAACCGGTCTTTGGATGGGGACCCGGCACCTATCAGTTTCAGTATTCTGTATATCAGCTTCAGTTTGAAAAAACTTATATTAGTACAAATCTGGGCGATAAAGGAAATGCACATAGCGAATATCTTGGCCCATTAAGCGAACAAGGTCTGTTGGGAACGCTAATTTTTGTTGCATTAGCTGTGGTAGTTCTTTACAAAGCATCAAGGGTCTTCTTGCAATCGGAATCTAACAACATTAAGGTGCTTGCACTATCTATGCAGGTTGGCTTAATCACCTATCTTGTTCATGGATTTTTAAATAATTTCTTAGATAAGGACAAAGCCTCTATTCCATTTTGGGCATTCGTAGCTGCCATTACAGTGATGGATTATTATCACAATAAAAAGCAAATAAGCCCTTCAACAGAGCGAGCGTAATGACAAGATGGTAACATCATCGCTAAAACTATTTCCTTCTCTGAACTGATCCAAATGTGCAATCAACTTTTTATGAAAACCGTCAAGGCTTGAATTATTCATATTCTCTTCTATAAATAATTTTAATGCTTCCATACCGTAAAAATCACCTTTTAGATTTTCAAGCTCTGTAATACCATCGGTATAACAAAAAACCGAATCACCATTATTTATTATTACATGGCCTTCATTTATAAATGGCAATTCATCAAACATGCCTAAACCTGTTGTGCCTCTATCTAAAAGTACAGTCTTGTTTTTACTAAATAATACCGGAGGATTGTGACCTGCATTTACATAATTAATTTTGCCTTCTTTAAAATTGATCAGTCCGATAAAAAAAGTGATAAACTTTTCTCCTTTAGCTGTCTTACTCACACAATCATTCAGTTCTGCAACTAAGTTTGTCAGCACAGGTCGGTTTTTTATTAGCGCATGCAGGTTTGCCTGAAAATTAGACATTAGCAATGCTGCTGCCATTCCTTTTCCTGAAACATCTGCCATGCAAAAAATATGCTCGTGTTTGCTGAGCGAAATAAAATCGTAATAATCTCCTCCCACTTGCTGATGTGGAAGATAATGTGTTGCTATTTCGAAATATTCATTTCCACATAGGCCGGTAGGAAACAGCATTTCCTGCATCTCTGCTGCCAGCTCAAGTTCTTTACGAAAACCTGCCTGTGCAACAGCTTCTTTATTTAAACGTTTGTTTTCAATAGCTACCACAATAATGTTTGTAATAGTATGAATGAAAGGCACAACTTCCTTAATTGAAATTGACTGACTCGGATCTATAGCACCAACAATACAATACGCAAGTAATATTTCATTGTGGTAAACAGGAATAACAGATTCATCTTTTTCTAGCCACTGTGGCGTGACAACAGTTTTTGATTTTGAAAATGATATTTCATTCAAAAACAACTCAGGCTGCAAACGACCGAGTTCTTCTTTCATACCATAGGAAAGAACCTGCTTCCAACCATTCTCATTGACAAACAAAGAAAGTTTACCTGCCTTTAAATGATCATGCAATACTGTTTCGTAAATCTGATACAATTGCTCTGCCGGAAGATTATAGTTAATTGCTTTTGTAATTTGTAAAAGCCAATGCAACTGTACTTTCTTTGACTGAAGGTCGCCAGTAAGTTTATCGGTGGTTTCTTCCATTACTTTTCTTTGTTATCCAGAAACTCAAACACTTCAGGAAGTCGTTTCATCAATGCAAGTTCTCGCATTTTCAGGCGGGCATCGGTTGTGGGGCTGCCGAAGTAGGTCTTGCCGGCATCTAATGTTTTACCAACGCCCGATTGTCCGAGCACCACTGCACCTTTGCCAATAGTCAGGTCTTTTTGAACTCCTACTTGTCCCCATAAGATTACATCATCTTCAATAGTGACAACTCCTGCTATGCCCACCTGTGCAGCAAACAAACAGTTTTTTCCTATTACAGTGTCATGGCCTACATGAACATGATTATCCATTCTTGTTCCATTGCCAATAACAGTATCTCCAGAAACACCTTTATCAATTGTACAGCATGCTCCAATTTCAACCTTGTCACCAATAATAACACGGCCACAGGTATGCATTTTATCAAATCCTTCAGGACGTTTTTTAAAGTAAAAGGCATCAGCGCCAATAACACTGTTGGCATGAATGATTACGTTATCACCAATTTCACAATGATCATAAATAACTACACCGGGATATATCAGACAATTTTTACCAACTTTACAATGTGCACCAACAACACTACCTTGCATCAACACAGTTCCATCACCAATTACAGCAGTTTGGTCAACCTGCTGCATGCTAAAAGTTAATGGTCTGTATTTTCTTGTAAGCAGATTATAATCTCTGAACGGATCGTCTGATATGATTAATGCCTTGCCTTCCGGACAAGAAACTTCTTTATTTATTAG
This portion of the Bacteroidia bacterium genome encodes:
- a CDS encoding PP2C family protein-serine/threonine phosphatase — encoded protein: MEETTDKLTGDLQSKKVQLHWLLQITKAINYNLPAEQLYQIYETVLHDHLKAGKLSLFVNENGWKQVLSYGMKEELGRLQPELFLNEISFSKSKTVVTPQWLEKDESVIPVYHNEILLAYCIVGAIDPSQSISIKEVVPFIHTITNIIVVAIENKRLNKEAVAQAGFRKELELAAEMQEMLFPTGLCGNEYFEIATHYLPHQQVGGDYYDFISLSKHEHIFCMADVSGKGMAAALLMSNFQANLHALIKNRPVLTNLVAELNDCVSKTAKGEKFITFFIGLINFKEGKINYVNAGHNPPVLFSKNKTVLLDRGTTGLGMFDELPFINEGHVIINNGDSVFCYTDGITELENLKGDFYGMEALKLFIEENMNNSSLDGFHKKLIAHLDQFREGNSFSDDVTILSLRSLC
- a CDS encoding UDP-3-O-(3-hydroxymyristoyl)glucosamine N-acyltransferase, whose translation is MKIVPAIRLAEVASLLKAKYIGDAGFQISGINEIHKVEHGDLTFVDHPKYYDKALNSAATTILINKEVSCPEGKALIISDDPFRDYNLLTRKYRPLTFSMQQVDQTAVIGDGTVLMQGSVVGAHCKVGKNCLIYPGVVIYDHCEIGDNVIIHANSVIGADAFYFKKRPEGFDKMHTCGRVIIGDKVEIGACCTIDKGVSGDTVIGNGTRMDNHVHVGHDTVIGKNCLFAAQVGIAGVVTIEDDVILWGQVGVQKDLTIGKGAVVLGQSGVGKTLDAGKTYFGSPTTDARLKMRELALMKRLPEVFEFLDNKEK